A genomic segment from Nitrospirota bacterium encodes:
- a CDS encoding ADP-ribose-binding protein, which translates to MREATVNLWDCHAQGIIVAVTTNGAVTRAGVAVMGKGCAKEAAARFPALPVRLGLRLRTEGNRLYWWPDYRLVTFPTKHDWRDRTADLALIQRSASALRDLIDANGWSTVAVPRPGCGAGLLHWEVEVRPILQEMWDDRVLVVHRQEI; encoded by the coding sequence ATGCGTGAAGCCACCGTGAATCTCTGGGATTGCCACGCCCAGGGGATCATCGTCGCGGTCACGACCAACGGCGCAGTCACCCGCGCCGGCGTGGCCGTCATGGGGAAAGGCTGCGCCAAGGAGGCGGCAGCACGGTTTCCAGCCTTACCGGTCCGCCTGGGGCTGCGGCTCCGGACAGAGGGCAATCGCCTCTACTGGTGGCCAGACTACCGACTGGTGACGTTTCCGACGAAGCACGATTGGCGAGACCGGACCGCTGATCTCGCCCTGATCCAGCGCTCCGCGTCTGCCCTGCGCGACCTGATCGACGCGAACGGGTGGAGCACGGTGGCAGTCCCACGCCCAGGCTGTGGAGCGGGATTGTTGCATTGGGAGGTGGAGGTGCGACCAATCCTGCAGGAAATGTGGGATGACCGGGTCCTCGTCGTGCATCGTCAGGAAATCTGA
- a CDS encoding JAB domain-containing protein produces MYQIPQYQLRLVRDPSVDDTTIAERVKTSEDFHRLMAGHFSGLDREHMKIVAINAKNEIIGMHTVAIGTLTRSLVHPREVWKAALLMNPAGIILAHNHPSGDPTPSKEDLALTARMVACGQLLGVQIMDHIVFVERGYWSMADHGQLPELPSGGDQAILQYEALEELHLLVERHFARFEEKLDQDQPIAGREAKEAITWFWRQYGPIREELKAWEPENAPA; encoded by the coding sequence ATGTACCAGATCCCTCAGTACCAGCTTAGGCTGGTCCGAGATCCTTCCGTGGATGACACCACGATCGCCGAACGTGTGAAGACTTCGGAGGACTTTCATCGGCTGATGGCCGGACACTTCTCGGGTCTCGATCGGGAGCACATGAAGATCGTGGCGATCAACGCCAAAAATGAGATCATCGGGATGCACACGGTTGCAATCGGCACCCTGACTCGAAGTTTGGTGCATCCCCGGGAAGTCTGGAAGGCCGCGCTCCTGATGAATCCCGCTGGGATCATCCTGGCCCACAATCATCCAAGCGGTGATCCGACGCCGAGCAAGGAGGACCTGGCCCTGACCGCGCGGATGGTCGCGTGCGGCCAACTCCTCGGGGTCCAGATCATGGATCACATCGTGTTCGTGGAACGAGGGTATTGGAGTATGGCGGACCACGGCCAACTGCCGGAGCTGCCAAGCGGTGGCGACCAGGCGATTCTTCAGTACGAAGCCCTCGAAGAACTGCATCTCCTGGTCGAACGCCACTTTGCCCGATTCGAAGAGAAGCTGGACCAGGATCAGCCGATCGCCGGCAGGGAAGCCAAGGAGGCCATAACCTGGTTCTGGCGTCAGTACGGCCCGATTCGGGAGGAACTGAAAGCATGGGAGCCGGAAAACGCGCCCGCGTGA
- a CDS encoding ribonucleotide reductase N-terminal alpha domain-containing protein: MQPTDTQPTLTPQALDVLRERYLAKDPETGAIIETPEDLFRRVARCIAESERLYGVGEPGIAAVTEEFYRMMAENRFMPNTPTLSNAGRPGAMQQYSACFVIPVPDDMRGIGEAITAALLIHKSGGGTGYSFSCLRPKGDRVRSSGGVASGPVSFMKIIDQATEQVRQGGTRRGANMGILSCDHPDILEFVRCKSEDGQIRNFNISVAVTDDFMRAVENDTDWPLVNPHSGQVVKRIQARALWNVLVEHAWKNGEPGLFFIDHANAHNPLPRLGRIEATNPCITADALVYTANGLQRVGDLVASGQPVDAVVEGLDCCSPATPMFKTASQQPVFRLETVEGYTLRLTRDHKIKTQRGMVPAEELIPGDTIRLLSQGGAFGADGSRDMGLVLGWIVGDGFLTSTDACLDFHGDKAELAPMFAEAVQRLVPDGDGRRKHDPVSAISVPTLATHQVSSTRLRKVVEEHGLTEQNKLTVPKAVLAGSAEMQQGFLQALFTADGTVIGAPNKGVSVRLCSISLPLLQDVQRLLLNWGIASAIYQNRRLDDMRLLPDGHGGRTLYQTRPYHDLVISKSNVERFAERLGFLLPKKQQRLVDLLGKYDGGPYRETFWVRFKALVPDGVEDVYCLTEPITHTFVANGMVIANCGEKPLHPWDACTLGHVNLERHLVRHPETGRMDLDWSRLKDTVQLGVRFLDNVVDANRHPLPEINERTRQTRQIGLGVMGLARVLIAKEIPYDSEAALTEVDRIMGRIKQWAWECSTALAMVRGVYPAWTGSLHETTSSKVRNSFVLTIAPTGTTSMIAHTSSGIEPEYSLIWFKRVMDGKKIPYVCEPFERVARAEGWWSNDLLEQIQANHGSCRGLAAVPEKWQRIFATAHDIAPEWHVRMQATVQQHVDSAVSKTINMAYTATVEDVSKAYTLAWKLGCKGITVYRDGSRKDQVLNVGQAKSADPAKANGNGHGHPTGSPGSVTASSSSAPPVQTKDALPAVLDAKRIRVESPDGPIYVHISYLDGNPVEIFTTTSEEAKHEEIYEAFSRIFSTALKHGVPLEKLLKQLDGANKKFGSVSTIPAAILRAFRMTQTESSAKTACPKCAGVLVFQEGCLKCVSCTWSKCE, translated from the coding sequence ATGCAGCCGACTGACACGCAACCGACCTTAACGCCCCAGGCCCTGGATGTCCTCCGGGAACGCTATCTCGCGAAGGATCCGGAGACGGGGGCCATCATCGAAACGCCGGAGGACCTGTTTCGCCGGGTCGCCCGGTGCATCGCCGAGTCCGAGCGGCTCTACGGCGTCGGTGAGCCGGGGATCGCGGCCGTCACGGAAGAGTTCTATCGGATGATGGCGGAGAACCGCTTCATGCCGAATACGCCGACCCTTAGCAATGCGGGGCGGCCAGGGGCCATGCAACAGTATTCCGCCTGCTTCGTCATCCCGGTCCCGGATGACATGCGGGGAATCGGGGAGGCCATCACGGCAGCCCTGCTGATCCACAAGTCTGGAGGAGGCACCGGGTACTCGTTCAGCTGTCTCCGTCCCAAAGGCGACCGTGTCCGGTCGTCCGGAGGGGTGGCCTCCGGGCCGGTGTCGTTCATGAAAATCATCGACCAAGCCACGGAGCAGGTGCGGCAAGGGGGCACCAGGAGGGGCGCCAACATGGGCATCCTCTCGTGCGATCACCCGGACATCCTGGAGTTCGTACGCTGCAAGTCGGAGGACGGCCAGATCCGCAACTTCAACATTTCGGTGGCGGTCACCGACGACTTCATGCGGGCGGTCGAGAACGACACGGATTGGCCGCTGGTCAATCCGCACTCCGGCCAGGTGGTCAAGCGCATCCAGGCTCGTGCGCTCTGGAACGTGCTCGTGGAGCACGCCTGGAAAAACGGCGAGCCTGGGCTGTTCTTTATCGATCACGCGAACGCCCACAATCCGCTTCCGCGGCTGGGGCGGATCGAGGCGACCAATCCGTGCATCACCGCGGACGCGCTGGTGTATACGGCCAACGGCCTCCAGCGTGTCGGAGACTTGGTGGCCAGCGGCCAGCCTGTCGATGCGGTGGTGGAAGGGCTGGACTGTTGCTCGCCTGCCACGCCCATGTTCAAGACGGCGAGCCAGCAGCCGGTTTTCCGGCTCGAAACGGTCGAGGGGTACACGCTCCGGCTCACGAGGGACCATAAGATCAAGACGCAACGCGGTATGGTCCCGGCCGAGGAGCTGATCCCGGGCGACACGATTCGGCTCTTGTCCCAGGGAGGCGCCTTCGGAGCGGACGGTTCCCGAGACATGGGCTTGGTGCTCGGATGGATCGTCGGGGACGGCTTTCTCACCAGCACCGACGCCTGCCTCGATTTCCACGGCGACAAGGCGGAGCTTGCGCCTATGTTTGCGGAGGCGGTGCAGCGGTTGGTTCCGGATGGAGATGGGAGACGCAAGCACGATCCCGTCTCAGCGATCTCCGTTCCGACCTTGGCAACGCATCAGGTGTCTTCGACGCGCCTGCGGAAGGTCGTAGAGGAACATGGGCTCACGGAGCAGAACAAGCTCACGGTTCCAAAGGCGGTGCTCGCTGGCTCGGCTGAGATGCAGCAGGGCTTTCTCCAAGCCTTGTTCACGGCTGACGGGACAGTGATCGGTGCGCCCAACAAGGGCGTCTCGGTCAGGTTATGCTCGATCAGCCTGCCGCTGCTTCAGGACGTTCAGCGGCTCCTGCTGAACTGGGGGATTGCCTCGGCAATCTACCAGAACCGTAGGCTTGACGATATGCGTCTTTTGCCAGACGGGCACGGTGGGCGCACGCTGTATCAGACGCGGCCGTATCACGATTTGGTGATCTCGAAGTCCAATGTGGAACGATTCGCAGAGCGGCTGGGCTTCCTCCTTCCTAAGAAGCAACAGCGGCTCGTGGATCTGCTCGGGAAGTATGACGGAGGGCCATATCGGGAGACGTTCTGGGTGCGATTCAAAGCCCTAGTGCCCGATGGGGTCGAAGACGTGTACTGCCTGACGGAGCCCATCACCCATACCTTTGTGGCAAACGGGATGGTCATTGCGAATTGCGGCGAAAAACCGCTGCATCCCTGGGATGCCTGCACGCTCGGCCACGTGAACTTGGAGCGGCATCTGGTCCGCCATCCCGAAACCGGCCGGATGGACTTGGACTGGAGCCGGCTCAAAGACACGGTGCAGCTCGGCGTGCGATTCCTGGATAACGTGGTGGATGCGAACCGTCATCCCTTGCCGGAGATCAACGAACGGACCAGACAGACCAGACAGATCGGGTTGGGCGTCATGGGACTCGCCCGGGTCCTCATCGCCAAGGAGATCCCCTACGACTCGGAAGCCGCCCTGACCGAGGTGGACCGGATCATGGGACGGATCAAGCAGTGGGCGTGGGAATGCTCCACCGCCCTGGCGATGGTCCGGGGGGTCTACCCGGCCTGGACCGGGAGTCTACACGAGACCACGAGCTCGAAGGTTCGGAACAGCTTCGTGCTGACGATCGCCCCCACTGGGACGACCAGCATGATTGCCCACACGAGTTCCGGTATCGAGCCGGAATACTCTCTGATCTGGTTCAAGCGGGTCATGGACGGGAAGAAAATTCCCTATGTCTGTGAGCCGTTTGAGCGAGTCGCCAGGGCGGAAGGCTGGTGGTCGAACGATCTGCTGGAGCAGATCCAGGCCAACCACGGATCCTGCCGAGGGCTGGCCGCGGTGCCTGAGAAATGGCAACGGATCTTTGCCACGGCGCACGATATCGCGCCGGAATGGCACGTCCGTATGCAGGCCACCGTGCAGCAGCACGTGGACTCGGCGGTGAGCAAAACCATCAACATGGCTTACACGGCCACGGTGGAGGATGTCTCCAAGGCCTACACGCTGGCCTGGAAACTGGGCTGCAAGGGCATCACGGTCTACCGGGATGGTTCCCGGAAAGATCAGGTGCTCAACGTCGGACAAGCCAAGTCGGCCGACCCGGCCAAGGCCAACGGGAACGGCCACGGGCATCCTACCGGATCGCCGGGCTCAGTGACTGCCTCGTCGTCGTCCGCGCCTCCCGTGCAGACCAAGGACGCGCTCCCGGCGGTCTTGGACGCGAAGCGCATCCGCGTCGAGAGTCCGGACGGGCCGATCTACGTCCACATTTCGTACCTGGACGGAAACCCGGTCGAAATCTTTACGACAACGTCCGAGGAAGCCAAGCACGAGGAGATTTACGAGGCCTTCTCGCGGATCTTCTCCACCGCCCTGAAGCACGGCGTTCCGTTGGAGAAGCTGCTCAAGCAGTTGGACGGAGCCAACAAGAAGTTCGGCTCGGTCAGCACGATTCCGGCGGCCATTCTCCGGGCGTTCCGGATGACGCAGACCGAGAGCTCCGCCAAGACGGCGTGCCCCAAATGCGCGGGCGTCCTGGTGTTCCAGGAGGGCTGTCTCAAATGCGTCTCCTGTACCTGGAGCAAGTGCGAATAG